In Nicotiana tabacum cultivar K326 chromosome 17, ASM71507v2, whole genome shotgun sequence, one DNA window encodes the following:
- the LOC142171522 gene encoding uncharacterized protein LOC142171522 translates to MGFFRFETSDNDDPFGDRPMPEWAAWGDASDFQVGRSSVNPFEDPSNSSGHLANSGEATTPLVSSTSGGSGESLPNGVSTSPDSSKTSTGSDSSQKAAAVPSLFEEDVEFVGVELEGTEKAMEHALKEGIVGEAAPLKRSTVPKNPEKESTDDGGAGIKEYNDANYWRVDQEVAVLE, encoded by the coding sequence ATGGGTTTCTTCCGCTTTGAGACGTCAGACAATGATGACCCCTTTGGAGACAGGCCTATGCCTGAATGGGCAGCGTGGGGGGATGCGTCAGATTTTCAAGTTGGTAGATCCTCTGTGAACCCATTTGAAGATCCTAGTAACTCTAGTGGCCATCTGGCCAATTCAGGGGAGGCAACAACTCCCTTGGTAAGTTCTACTTCTGGTGGTAGTGGAGAATCTCTTCCAAATGGTGTCTCAACATCTCCGGATTCTAGCAAAACTTCAACTGGATCTGATTCTAGTCAGAAAGCAGCTGCTGTTCCTTCTTTGTTTGAAGAGGATGTTGAATTTGTTGGCGTAGAATTAGAGGGTACTGAAAAGGCAATGGAACATGCTCTTAAGGAGGGGATTGTTGGGGAGGCTGCTCCTTTGAAAAGGAGCACTGTTCCTAAGAATCCTGAAAAGGAGAGTACAGATGATGGTGGGGCAGGAATAAAGGAATACAATGATGCAAACTACTGGAGAGTTGACCAAGAAGTTGCAGTACTGGAGTAA
- the LOC107786504 gene encoding UDP-xylose transporter 1-like, translating to MGEKTNLQLGVVGALFLSVASSVSIVICNKALMSNLGFPFATTLTSWHLMVTFVTLHVALRFNFFENKPIDMKTVMLFGILNGVSIGFLNLSLGFNSIGFYQMTKLAIIPFTVLLETIFLKKQFSRNIKFSLLILLLGVGIASITDLQLNFVGTVLSLLAIVTTCVGQILTNTIQKRLNISSTQLLYQSAPYQAAILFVTGPLVDQFLTKKNVFAYKYSNVVLGFILLSCLIAVSVNFSTFLVIGKTSPVTYQVLGHLKTCLVLGFGYTLLHDPFTSRNILGILVAIVGMGLYSYFCTLETKKKQPGDHSAPQVKEKDIATPLLAGKDGYQDKENHETKKLSKDSLV from the exons ATGGGTGAGAAGACAAACTTGCAGCTGGGTGTGGTGGGAGCATTATTTCTGTCAGTGGCATCCTCAGTCTCCATTGTTATCTGCAACAAAGCTTTGATGAGCAATCTTGGTTTTCCATTTG CAACAACGTTGACAAGTTGGCATCTGATGGTGACATTTGTTACACTTCATGTGGCACTTAGATTCAATTTCTTTGAAAACAAACCTATTGATATGAAGACTGTGATGCTCTTTGGTATCTTAAATGGAGTTTCCATTGGCTTTCTCAATCTTAGCCTCGGTTTTAATTCTATTGGCTTCTACCAG ATGACAAAGTTAGCAATTATACCTTTCACTGTACTTTTAGAAACCATTTTCTTGAAGAAGCAATTCAG CCGGAATATTAAGTTCTCTCTGTTAATTTTGCTGCTTGGAGTTGGCATTGCCTCCATTACTGATCTTCAGCTCAATTTTGTTGGCACAGTCCTCTCTCTACTAGCCATTGTTACAACTTGTGTTGGACAAATT CTTACCAACACAATTCAGAAGAGGCTCAACATCTCATCTACACAGCTGTTGTACCAGTCAGCCCCTTACCAAGCAGCTATTCTATTTGTGACAGGGCCTTTGGTGGATCAATTCCTTACCAAAAAGAATGTTTTTGCCTACAAATACTCTAATGTTGTGTTG GGGTTCATATTGCTGTCATGCCTGATTGCTGTGTCAGTGAATTTCAGCACAtttttggtgattggaaagacaTCACCAGTTACATACCAAGTGTTAGGCCACTTAAAAACATGCCTTGTTCTAGGATTTGGTTATACACTTCTGCATGATCCCTTCACATCAAGAAACATCCTTGGTATACTAGTAGCCATTGTTGGAATGGGTTTGTATTCCTATTTTTGCACACTTGAAACCAAAAAGAAACAGCCTGGAGATCATTCTGCACCTCAA GTTAAAGAAAAAGATATTGCTACACCACTTCTAGCAGGGAAGGATGGTTATCAAGATAAGGAAAATCATGAAACGAAGAAGTTATCCAAGGATTCTCTTGTTTAA